AGAGATGCGCAAAAACGGCTTTCGTGTCGATTCTACGAATAAATCCCATCAAATGCTTATTGAACTCGACAAAGGCATTCGAGAACGTTTAGATAAAGTCATGAAGCTGATTCAAGCCGATTTAAAGGACCTACAAAACGCTAAGAAAAACGAGCAGCAATATATGAATCCTTATTCCAGTGTTCAGGTAATGGATGGTCGTTACTACGACAAAAAGAATTAATTATGAGCTTCAGAGGAGTGTAATTTGTGACAACAAATACAAATGCATTTAACGCATACAAACAAAACAGTGTTACGACGGCTTCGCCAGGTGAACTGACATTAATGCTCTATAATGGGTGTTTGAAATTTTTGGGGAAAGCAAAAGTGGCAATTGAGCAAAAGAATATTGAGGAGAAAAATTACAATATTCAACGTTCACAAGCAATAATTGCTGAACTGATGTCTACGTTAAATATGGATATTGACATCTCTAAACAAATGCTACCATTATACGAATATATGAACCGTCGCCTTGTGGAAGCCAACATGAAAAACGACCCGGCCATTATTGAGGAAGTCGAAGGTTTAGTGACAGAATTCCGTGATACATGGAAGGAAGTTATTAAAATCACGCGCCAGCAGCAATATGGTGGGGTTGAGCAAATATAAAAATTAATATTCATGTGGAAACAACTAACTTCCACTGATTGAAGAACCGAACTGTGTCATGAATAACTTATTATTTTAAAATATGATATATCGAGCGTGACGGCGGATTGGCCGGTAAAAGGGTCAATCGACAAGTCAGGAAAAAGGGGATACGTAACGTATCTCCTTTTTTCTTTTTAAATTCCATATACCCCTAAAACCTCTTTTTTACCACTGTGGTTACTTGAATGAAACCTCTAATATAGTCCTTAGCAGTCTCAATCTCTTTTATTTGCAAATAAATTTATTTGTCAAGTACACAACAATCTGTTCAGAAACAGAAATAAATCAAAAAATGTAAAATAGCTATAAAACATAAAAACAGATTTATCTGAAAATTAATGTTGCATACTTCGACAAGACACTCTATATTAGAATCAATAGGAAAAATATTGTAAAAATGGAGGTTGTTTCCTGTGGCTAAAGTATATTTAGATGGAATAGCATATAGGCAATTTGGCCATGAAGTTTTTTTTACAACGCTGCGATTGAAAACATTGCTTGCTATTTTCGAAGTCGATGCCAATGTACAAAGGGAATTAGATCCCCAACGAAAGCTAGAAATTCGCACATTTATTTTAAATAATGTAGAAAGAGAATGTGCATTTCATTTTACTCCCTTTTTATTCAGTGGGAGAAAGCAGCTCCAAAAAGATGAGCAAGGCTACTTTTTATCACCAGGGGCCAAGCTGTATACAATCGATGGTCAGCACAGAAGCTACGCCTTAGAAGCGGCAATTATTATGCTAAAAAGTGCATTAAATGCAATTGAATTTATTAAGCATGAAGAGAAAATAGCTAAGCTAAAGGCACAAATCGAATTTCTCGAAAATTTCCCGATTACACTACAAATTTATATGAATCTTAATGAAAAACAGGAACGGCAGATGTTCTCAGATGTCAATACCGAGCGAAAAGAAGCGCACCCTGGGCAATTATTACAGTATGATCATCGTGATGCTTATAGTATTATGACGAGAGAATTAGCACAGCGTTTGCAGAAGCATATGGATATCGAGTTATATGCATCGAGAGTAGTGAATAGCTCAACTGCACTAACAACACTTGTAATGATGAAGCGCTGTTTGGTTGCTTTATTCGACGGTTTATATGTTCAAAAAGCGGGTAAAGTCACATTTCAATATCCCCAACAGGAAGTGGAACAGATTGCAGAAGCCTTCTTTTTAAAATGGTTAGAAATTTTTCCGAAACATGCCCATCGACGTACAGAATATGTAACGGGCCTTACAGGAATACAAATCGCACTTGCCCTCACAGTTCATAGCCTCACGAAAGAGCGAAATATATCGCATCTTGAAGCCATTAATCTTTTATTACATTTGAAAAAAATTAGTTGGCAGCATACAGATCCTATCTTTGAATTTTTATACTCCGATGAAAAGAACTACATTATTGGTCATTCCAGCACACATGCTATCCGAAAAATTAAAAATGAATTTATGCAAATTATTAAAGATGAAATGATGGTGAAAATATGACGCAGCATTTGGCCATATATACAATCCATGAAATTGCGCAACAAATCGAGCAACAAACCATTATTTTGCGCAAAACCGAGGCGCGCCATACGAGAAAAATAAGGCAATATGTCATGGAGCAATTCGTTACAGGGGATGT
This portion of the Solibacillus daqui genome encodes:
- a CDS encoding DNA sulfur modification protein DndB; translated protein: MAKVYLDGIAYRQFGHEVFFTTLRLKTLLAIFEVDANVQRELDPQRKLEIRTFILNNVERECAFHFTPFLFSGRKQLQKDEQGYFLSPGAKLYTIDGQHRSYALEAAIIMLKSALNAIEFIKHEEKIAKLKAQIEFLENFPITLQIYMNLNEKQERQMFSDVNTERKEAHPGQLLQYDHRDAYSIMTRELAQRLQKHMDIELYASRVVNSSTALTTLVMMKRCLVALFDGLYVQKAGKVTFQYPQQEVEQIAEAFFLKWLEIFPKHAHRRTEYVTGLTGIQIALALTVHSLTKERNISHLEAINLLLHLKKISWQHTDPIFEFLYSDEKNYIIGHSSTHAIRKIKNEFMQIIKDEMMVKI
- the fliS gene encoding flagellar export chaperone FliS, whose product is MTTNTNAFNAYKQNSVTTASPGELTLMLYNGCLKFLGKAKVAIEQKNIEEKNYNIQRSQAIIAELMSTLNMDIDISKQMLPLYEYMNRRLVEANMKNDPAIIEEVEGLVTEFRDTWKEVIKITRQQQYGGVEQI
- a CDS encoding flagellar protein FliT, whose translation is MEQLQQLLQASAKLYQHLTNLPKDEEREDYIEKVHTLLDDRGILIEEMRKNGFRVDSTNKSHQMLIELDKGIRERLDKVMKLIQADLKDLQNAKKNEQQYMNPYSSVQVMDGRYYDKKN